In Cystobacter ferrugineus, the DNA window GCTGATGATGTGTGGGGCGACGGCGGTGCTTCCCCCCACGGCGCTGGCCGAGGCGGCCCGGACGCTGAAGACGCTGTACGAGGAGCGCATCCGGCACAACGGGCCCGCGCGGGTGGTGCGCGGAGGCATGGACGAGTTGCCCGGGCCGGAGCTGTTCAAGTGCCTGGGTGGGGGCAGGAAGTCGGGGCGGCTCCACCTCAAGTACCACGCCCATGAGGGCTTCCTGCACCTGGAGAAGGGCCGGGTCGTCTTCGCCTCCGCGGCGGGACAGAGCGGCGAGCCGGCCCTGCAGACGCTGCTGGGCTTCACCCAGGCCGACTTCCGCTACGATCCGGACTCGCTGCTCCTGGACGTGCCCCAGTTGGATCTGGAACTCGAGTCCCTGGCCCAGCGGCTCGTCCCCCGCCGCTCCTCGGTGTACGTGCCCACGGTGTGAGTCACACGCGGAAACTGAACAGCGCCGTTTTTACAGTATCCCTGGGAGGTTTGACTGTGCCTGGCCTTGATATCGTTTATGGCGAAGTCACAAACCCTCCTCTGCTTCAAGGATTGGTCGACGTCCTTCGGCAGCTTGACCCTATCGGCACGCTGTATTTGGGCTACCCAGTTCTTGCCTCGGCAGACTCTCGGGTGAGTGTCGATGCAATGCTCATCTCACGACAGCATGGACTTGTTGCATTCATCTTCGGTCAAGCCCCTGCGAATGGAGTGCGTGATGGGTGGGAAGCATTGCGCCAGCAGCAGGATGAGCTTTACGGAGCATTAGAGAGTTATCTTGGGCGACATGCTTCTCTGCGTGCTGGCCGTAAGCTTGCGTTCGAGATCAACACAGTCACTCTGCTTCCATCATCACCACCTAAGAGTGCAAATCTTCAAGAGGCTGAAGGGCACTACATAGGCCTGGAGAGTCTGGCAACCGTATTAAACAGCTTTGCGCAGATCTCCGAAATCGTTCAGCGAAACCTTGATTCGGCCATCAACAAGGTTTTGACAATCCGTCCTGCAAAGAAGCGAGCAAACGTCACTCGGAACGATTCTCGTGGAGCAAGGCTTAAAGCCATGGAAAAGGAGATTGCCAACCTTGACCAATGGCAGAAGCGCTCCGCAATTGAGGTTCCCGATGGCGTCCAGCGAGTAAGAGGCTTGGCTGGCTCGGGCAAGACCGTCGTCTTGGCGCTTAAAGCAGCGTATCTACATGCACAGCATCCCGATTGGAGAATTGGACTGACTTTTTATACTCGGTCGCTGTATCAACAAAATCTACCTTGCGGTGAATCGGAGGCGCTCGCCGTGCTCCATCGCTCCGTGCTCAGCCTTCTTTTAAGAGTACCTGCAGACACATGACAAAAGGCAGGCAATGTATACAGTGGGACACATTCTCGGGAGAGGGCATTTGCGCCCTCCAAATAAAACCATTGTAGTAAGAGGAGTTCTGCGTCACACGCGGAAGCCGAACAGCGCCGCCGCGTGGGCTCTCGTCGTTCTCCTCCCGGCGTGTGCGATGTCACCGGGCAGGAGCAGTTCCTTCCGCTACAGCTTCGACTCGCCCTCGGCGGCCTGTCGGCATAGCCTCTCGGGGTGCGTCGCCCTCTACGGCAAGGAAATCGCTTCGGCGACGGCCGTCCTGAAAATAGCGCTCGATGTTCCGACGAGAAACGACATCGAGCGCACGTTGTCAGAATGCGCGGACATCGCCCGTTCGGAAGTCCTTCTCCGGCACGAGGGGGACTTCGCCGGTTTGACCCCCACTGCTGACGAATGCAAGCAATGGGCGAAGAACGCGAGAAGCAAGGGGATGACGTGGGCCATGCAGTTGGGAACGGAGATGCATGAAGAGGCGCTCGAGTGCGTGGAGGAGCGACTGAGCAAACTGCGTCCGGGAGGATTCAGTTTGGAACCACGCTACCGCTACGACTCGCGTCAAAATCGCTGGAAACAGGTGAGCCGCGAGGAGGAGCAGGCACTGGAAGAGTCGGGCAATTCGGGTGAGATGAAGGGCTCAGTCAAACCCGATGTCGTGATTCATCAGGGGGATCCGCTCCGTGCGCAGGCCGTCTATGACTTCAAGTTCCCATGTATGAACATCGACGAGATACCCAATTGGCCTCGTTACCCACCAACCCACCCATACTCGGGACTGGACCAGGGGACCGTGTACGAATGGGCTTTCTCCATTAAGCCAACACGTGTCATGCCGCGTTTGGGAGTCATTCATGAATAGTGAGCCCTGGCCCCATATTCGCATCTATTCAGAGAAGGGACTTCTGGTCCTTCGAGATGGATTCAGCATTACAATCTATACACGGCACCCTCACGCGCAGATAGCGGAAGGGGCCCTGCGCTCGCTCGAACTTTATCTGAACGCGGTGGAGCCCGGTGCGCTTGGCTTGTACGCAGACCTGGACGGGTACTGGCAAAATCTCGATTCCACCGCCTGGAAGCTCATCCGAGATGAGCTTCGACATCCCACCCAAGCCCATATTGAGCTGGCAGATACCTCCGCCGTCCAAGCTCGCTATCGTTTCACCTACCATGGCAGCTCGCTTACTCCCCTCCCCTTCATCAGAGACACTTCGACATGGGTCTCGGCGATGTCTTGCTGGCTGCCCACGGAGTACCTGAAAGAGCGCGGTTTCGCGCATGTGCGTGAACTCGTGATGGAAATGGCGTCGTGCTTTCCTTTCTGCTCTGGGCATGCAGGCCTCTCCCTTCATGCCCAGAACGACCTCCTGTCTCTGGAGAAGGTGTCCCGCGCGAGAGCGAACCGGTATCCAGGCATGGACATCGCGCGTTCTGCCCTTCCCACCATGGACATTGGAACGAGGGTCGACGGTGTACATTGGCTGAACTTCCTGGGCCCTCCCGTGCTGAACGCATTGGGGGGCATCGTGGGCCTCCGAGTTCGCTTGCTCTCGCCAGACATCACCGTTCAGGAAATGGAGGAGGGGCGGGCCGTCGTCACCCTCGGCGCCCATCCTGACGCCGGCGACCTTGAGGAGGGACGCACGCTCCCCGCCTACCGGGAACTGGCGCGCGTCCTGGAGCCCTTCCTCTATCAACGACGCTATCTGCCGAACGAAGAGGTCCCCGAAGAGCTTCGCCGCTGGGAGCGCCGCTTCCTGGATTGAGCCGGGCTCACACCCGGAAGCCGAACAGCGCCGCCGCGTTGGACGTCATCACCTCGGCCACCTGCTCCACGGAGTCTAGCGGCGCGAAGCGCACGGCCTCCTGGAGCGCCTCGGTCTTCGGCCGGAGCTGTTCAAGTGCCTGGGTGGGGGCAAGAAGTCGGGGCGGCTCCACCTCAAGTACCACGCCCACGAGGGCTTCCTGCACCTGGAGAAGGGCCGGGTGGTCTTCGCCTCCACGGCGGGACAGACCGGCGAGCCGGCCCTGCAGACGCTGCTGGGCTTCACCCAGGCCGACTTCCGCTACGATCCGGACTCGCTGCTCCTGGACGTGCCCCAGTTGGATCTGGAACTCGAGTCCCTGGCCCAGCGGCTCGTCCCCCGCCGCTCCTCGGTGTACGTGCCCACGGTGTGAGCGGACAATCTTCCTGGTGGCTCGCGAACACGGCCCGAGCCAGGAGGGTCAGCCCGCCTGGAGACGGAGTCTCTCGAGGAGGGCCCGTGCCTCGCACAGGTCCGGGGTGTTCAAGCCCTCGGTGAACCCGCTGTAGATGTCCCGCAGCAATTCGCCTGCCTCGACCCGCTGACCGTCCTCGTCGAGCATCTTGCACAGGCTCAACACCGCGCGCAGCTCGAGTGACCAGGCACGCTGATGCCGCGCGAGCCGGATGGCCTGCTGGAAGCTCTCTCGAGCCGCGTCCCGCGACGTCCGATCCCTCCTTCTCAGGACCTCGCCCCGCAGGCGGTGAAGCTCGGGTTCGCACAGATGCTCACCCCGAGTGGTGGC includes these proteins:
- a CDS encoding DEAD/DEAH box helicase, whose amino-acid sequence is MPGLDIVYGEVTNPPLLQGLVDVLRQLDPIGTLYLGYPVLASADSRVSVDAMLISRQHGLVAFIFGQAPANGVRDGWEALRQQQDELYGALESYLGRHASLRAGRKLAFEINTVTLLPSSPPKSANLQEAEGHYIGLESLATVLNSFAQISEIVQRNLDSAINKVLTIRPAKKRANVTRNDSRGARLKAMEKEIANLDQWQKRSAIEVPDGVQRVRGLAGSGKTVVLALKAAYLHAQHPDWRIGLTFYTRSLYQQNLPCGESEALAVLHRSVLSLLLRVPADT
- a CDS encoding type VI immunity family protein, whose protein sequence is MNSEPWPHIRIYSEKGLLVLRDGFSITIYTRHPHAQIAEGALRSLELYLNAVEPGALGLYADLDGYWQNLDSTAWKLIRDELRHPTQAHIELADTSAVQARYRFTYHGSSLTPLPFIRDTSTWVSAMSCWLPTEYLKERGFAHVRELVMEMASCFPFCSGHAGLSLHAQNDLLSLEKVSRARANRYPGMDIARSALPTMDIGTRVDGVHWLNFLGPPVLNALGGIVGLRVRLLSPDITVQEMEEGRAVVTLGAHPDAGDLEEGRTLPAYRELARVLEPFLYQRRYLPNEEVPEELRRWERRFLD
- a CDS encoding DUF4388 domain-containing protein: MGGGKKSGRLHLKYHAHEGFLHLEKGRVVFASTAGQTGEPALQTLLGFTQADFRYDPDSLLLDVPQLDLELESLAQRLVPRRSSVYVPTV